A genome region from Triticum aestivum cultivar Chinese Spring chromosome 2B, IWGSC CS RefSeq v2.1, whole genome shotgun sequence includes the following:
- the LOC123044217 gene encoding protein ANTI-SILENCING 1, with translation MGESNENIQFSWGKKRAKGGAKMDTQFYGSFTFDNVKYSLYDCVYLFKNGESEPYIGKIVKIWQQNEAKKVKILWFFTPDEIRNYLRGPVAENEIFLASGDGTGLADINPLESIAGKCTVVCISKDERNRQPTPKEQTVADYIFYRFFDVGNCTLSEQVPEKIAGLEVNALLNPKDEQVICYPDQDVQGMDQKVGAGLVAPLTQSAAKMEDEIPVAPLPQSAAKMEDEIPVAAVPLSQSVAISLPPSVKEVDKVQVAAVPLPLAVEEDVPKPTQKVFKRTQSTQKVLSDKMPSKKLKISQDLTTKNMPSKKSKLSQDLTTQSMAPVPDVKVRSVPSAELPTRQADRRKWFKPQPWHEKLTQADREGRLVYIQNLDIRFGASEIVELIREALQLSCTAKPINHPTYDDPNNGKAYVVFNSRNIADDAVMKINSGLVVGGRPLYCSKGLLKVPKPASGALVGHLTISNQKMNPRQREEQKKAVSTSHCSQPNTIEYDLALDWMLVREKQAMKFSMLHKRHAGERKSFAAKMEK, from the exons ATGGGTGAAAGTAACGAGAATATCCAGTTTTCGTGGGGAAAGAAGAGAGCAAAAGGTGGTGCCAAGATGGATACACAGTTCTATGGTTCCTTCACATTTGACAATGTGAAGTACTCACTGTATGACTGTGTATATCTTTTTAAAAATGGTGAATCTGAACCATACATTGGAAAGATAGTAAAGATATGGCAGCAGAATGAAGCTAAGAAAGTAAAGATTCTTTGGTTTTTCACCCCGGATGAGATCAGAAATTATTTAAGAGGCCCCGTGGCGGAGAATGAGATATTTCTTGCTTCTGGTGATGGCACTGGCCTTGCCGATATCAACCCGCTG GAATCTATTGCTGGTAAATGCACTGTTGTTTGCATTTCAAAGGATGAAAGGAATCGCCAGCCTACCCCAAAGGAACAAACGGTCGCTGATTATATCTTCTATAGGTTTTTTGATGTTGGAAACTGCACACTTTCTGAGCAAGTACCTGAGAAAATTGCAGGGCTGGAAG TCAACGCGCTGCTTAATCCTAAAGATGAGCAAGTTATATGTTACCCGGATCAGGATGTGCAAGGCATGGATCAGAAGGTGGGTGCAGGTCTGGTTGCACCCCTTACGCAATCAGCGGCTAAGATGGAGGATGAAATTCCTGTTGCACCCCTTCCGCAATCAGCTGCTAAGATGGAGGATGAAATTCCTGTTGCTGCAGTTCCCCTTTCCCAGTCAGTGGCCATTTCTCTTCCCCCATCAGTCAAAGAGGTGGATAAAGTTCAGGTTGCTGCTGTTCCTCTTCCCCTAGCAGTTGAGGAGGATGTTCCCAAAcccacacaaaaagttttcaaacGTACACAGAGTACACAGAAAGTTCTCTCTGATAAGATGCCTTCAAAGAAGTTGAAAATATCTCAAGATCTCACAACGAAGAATATGCCTTCAAAGAAGTCGAAACTATCTCAAGATCTTACAACACAGAGTATGGCCCCAGTTCCTGACGTGAAAGTTCGCTCTGTTCCTTCGGCGGAACTACCAACAAGGCAGGCT GACAGAAGAAAATGGTTCAAACCACAG CCATGGCATGAAAAACTAACACAAGCTGATAGGGAGGGGAGGCTGGTGTATATTCAGAATCTTGACATACGGTTTGGAGCTTCTGAAATAGTG GAACTTATTCGTGAGGCACTACAACTATCTTGTACTGCTAAGCCTATTAACCACCCGACCTACGATGATCCTAACAATG GAAAAGCATATGTTGTATTCAATTCTAGAAATATTGCTGATGACGCTGTTATGAAAATCAATTCAGGTTTGGTTGTGGGTGGAAG ACCCCTTTACTGCAGCAAAGGGTTACTTAAGGTCCCAAAACCAGCTTCAGGAGCTCTGGTTGGGCACTTAACCATCAGTAATCAGAAAATGAACCCAAGACAACGAGAAGAGCAG AAGAAGGCAGTGTCAACATCACATTGTTCTCAACCCAATACAATAGAATATGACCTGGCCTTGGACTGGATGCTTGTCCGAGAAAAGCAAGCAATGAAGTTCAGTATGCTTCATAAG AGGCACGCGGGTGAGAGGAAGTCGTTTGCAGCAAAGATGGAGAAGTAA